The sequence CATTTTCTTTTAGAGAAATGTTGTATAATATGTCTAAAGTATTTAGAATATCTTGAGATAAAAAATCTTCTAAATTAGGATTAAATTTTTTTAATTTATTTGTTATTTTCATAGTTTTACCACCTAAATGAAAGTTATATGTAAATTATATCATTTTTAATCAAAACTTAAAAGAAAAGAAAGGAGTTTAAAATTATGGATAATGTTAAAAAACTAGCTGAAATAGTTGAAAAAAGTAATTATATTGTTTTCTTTGGAGGAGCAGGAACTTCTACAGATTCTGGAATAAAAGATTTCAGAGGAAAAAATGGATTGTATAAGACTTTATATAAAGGATATAGACCAGAAGAAATATTAAGTATTGATTTTTTTATAGATAAAAGACAAATTTTTAGTGAGTATGTAAAAGAAAAAATGTCTATAGAAAATATAAAACCAAATAAAGGACATTATGCTTTAGTTGAACTTGAAAAAATGGGTAAATTAAAAGCTGTAATCACTCAAAATATTGATAATTTACATCAAGAAGCAGGAAGTAAAAAAGTATTAGAATTACACGGAACATTGAAAGAATGGTATTGTTTAAATTGTGGGATTAGAGACGATAAAGAATTTAAATGTAAATGTGGGGGAGTTGTAAGACCTAAAGTAACTCTTTATGGGGAAATGTTAGATGAAGAAGTTACTTATAAGGCTATTGAAGAAATAAAAAGAGCGGATACTTTAATAATATCAGGGACTAGTTTGACAGTTTATCCAGCTGCTAACTATATAACTTATTTTAAAGGAAAAAATTTAATTATAATAAATGAAGATTCTACAGGTTATGATTCTAGGGCTACATTATCAATAAAGGGTAATTTTTCTGAAATACTAGATAAACTAATAAAAGAAATAAAAAGAACTCTGTAAATACAGAGTTCTTTTTGTATATAAAATTCATTTGTTTATTGTTTAGTTTTTATTTAAATTTACATTTCCAATAACACTATATTTTTTAATTTTTTGAAGGAATACAGATATAGAAACGAATGCAAGAATTAAACCAGCACTGTTACCAACAACTTCAGGTAATCTAAATCCTTCAGGAGCAATTAAAATATAAGAAGTAACAACAACTGTCATGAATGTAGCAGGAATAGCTGCAATCCAGTAGTTTTTATGTTCAGTAGCAAGATAAGTTGCTCCAGCCCAAAGAGCTATAGTTGCAAGAGTTTGATTAGACCATGCAAAATATCTCCAAATAATAGTGAAATCCATGAAACAAAGAGCAGTACCTATTGCAAATAAAGGAAGAGCAATAGAAAATCTGTTTTTAATAGGACCTTGTTTGAAATTAATTGCATCAGCAATAGCAAGTCTAGCACTTCTAAAAGCAGTATCTCCTGAAGTTATAGGACAAGCAACAACACCTAATATAGCTAAGATTCCTCCAACTTTACCAAGCATAGAATTTGAAATAACATTAACAACAACAGCAGGTGAACCAGCATTTGCAAGTCCTTTAGTTCCACCGAAGAAAGTCATAGCAGCAGCAGCCCAAATAAGAGCGATGACACCTTCTGCAATCATAGAACCATAAAATACTTTTCTTCCTTCTCTTTGATTTTTTAAACATCTTGCCATAAGTGGTGATTGAGTAGCATGGAATCCAGAAATTGCACCACATGCAATTGTTATAAATAAGAAAGGAAAAACAGAAGTTCCTTTAGGATTTAAATTAGTAAAAGCAATTTCAGGAATATCATAACCATTGATTATTAATGAAGCTCCAATTCCAACACCCATTATAAGAAGACAAGCTCCAAATACTGGATAAATTTTTCCAATTAATTTATCAACAGGAAGAACTGTTGCAAGAATATAGTAAACTATGATTATTGCAATCCAAACTAAAGATTTGATTCCAGTCATATTTGCTAATATACCAGCAGGTCCTTTAATAAAAACAACTCCAACTAATACTAGTAAAACAACTGAGAAAACTCTCATAATATTTCTAGGAATCTCTCCTAAATATTTTCCTGCTATTTCAGCTATAGTAGCACCATCATTTTTAACAGATAACATACCTGATAAATAATCGTGAACAGCACCAGCAAAGATACATCCAAACACAATCCATAAAAAAGCAACTGGTCCCCAAAGTGCTCCAAGAATAGCTCCGAATATTGGCCCAAGTCCTGCAATGTTTAAGAATTGAATTAAAAATACCTTTTTCCAATCCATTTCAATATAATCAACTCCATCTGCAAGTTTAACTGCTGGAGTTTTCTCATTTTCATCAATACCAAAAACTCTTTCTACAAATTTACCATAAGTCATATACCCTACAATCAAAGCGATTAAAGATAATATAAAACTAACCATAATAAAACCTCCCTTAACTTTTATTAAAAAATTTATTAATATGATAACATTATAGAGTATTTTAAGAAAAAAATGTTATAAAATAATCTGAAATGTATAATATTAGTTCTGAGTTGTAAAAAAAGAGTGTGAATAACAAGAGAATTTTGGATATGTAATTTACCTAGATACAGATATGTGTTAAAATAATTTAAGGAAATGAAATTAGAAAGGAGAAAAGAATGTTTAATTTGGGCAGAACTTTAGTAAATAATTTGGGATACATAATAGTTATTTCATTTTTTTTTGCAAGGTTTACAAAATCTAGATCATTGTTTTCAAAAGAAAAATATACGAAAAAAGAAATTTTATTTTTATCGTTATTTTTTGGATGTTTGGCAATATTAGGGACTTATTCAGGAGTTGATTATAAGGGGGCAATAGCTAATACTCGAAATATAGGAGTTATAGTTGGAGGTATTTTAATAGCTCCACAAGTAGGTATTTTCTCAGGAATAATTGCAGGGATTCATAGATACTTTTTAAATGCAGGGGAAGTGACAAGTTTAGCTTGTACTATTTCAACTATTTTTGGAGGTTTTCTCTCAGCATATATATATAAATATAAAAATGAAAAAAATATATATTTTTATGGATTTTTAAATGGTTTTATAGTTGAAAATTTGAGCATGTTTCTTATTTTAGTTTTAGCTAAAGATGAAATTATAGCAAAGCAAATAGTTGGTAAAATATATTTTCCTATGATATTATCAAATTCTTTAGGAATTCCCATTGTAATATATATAATAAAAAATATTATAGATGAAAGAGAAATGTTAGCTGGAAAACAAGCTATGCTCTCTTTAGAAATAGCTAATAAAACCTTACCTTATTTTATGAAAGGTGAAAATTTAAATGAAGTTTGTAAAATAATTATGGAAAGTTTAGGAGCAAAAACAGTTGTTCTTTCAAACAGGAAAAATATAATTGCAAGTTACTGCTATAATGATTCTTATAAAATAGAACATACACAAATAAAAAGTGAAATAGTAAAAAGAGTAATTGAAACAGATAAGCTTTATATTTCTAATAAAATGTTTAATAAAAATGAATTTTTATGTGTTAATGGAGATGTGAAATCTTGTATAATAGCTCCCTTACATAATGGAACAAAGGTTTCAGGGACGTTGAAAATATATTTTGATAGATTTGAGGGAATTACAGAAAGTAATAGATTATTAGTTTTAGGATTATCACAACTTATTTCGACACAGTTAGAATTATCCAAAATAGAAAAACTAGAAACAATGGCAAAGGATGCAAATTTAAAAATGCTTCAGACACAGATAAATCCACATTTTTTATTTAATGCTTTAAATACAATATCTTCTTTTATTAGGATGAATCCAGAAAAAGCAAGACAGATAATTTTAGATTTATCTACTTTTTTAAGATTTAATTTAGATGAACTTAATAAAGAAGTAACTGTAGAAAAAGAATTAGAACAGGTAAAAGCTTACGTTAATATTGAAAAAGCAAGATTTGGAGATAAAATAAATGTTGAATATAATATAGATGATGCTTCTTGCAATTTAAATATTCCAAGCCTTATAATTCAACCTTTAGTAGAAAATAGTATAAAGCATGGAATATTAAAGAAAAATGAAGGAGGAAATGTTTTAATTGAAATACATTGTGATGATGAAAATAAATTAAATATAAAGATAATTGATGATGGAATTGGAATTTCAGAGGAAATTATAGAAAAATTAAAAAATAATAAATTAGAAAAAGGTATTGGCCTTAAAAATGTACATAATAGATTAGAATTGATATATGGAAAAGGTCTTGAAATAAAAAGATTAAAGGAAGGAACTGAAATATCTTTTAAAATAAAGTGTGAATAATTAAGGAGAAAAGAATGTTGAATTATATAATTGTTGAGGATGAGATGCCTGCAAGAGAAGAATTGAAATATTTTTTAAAAAAATGGGAGGAATTAAATTTAGTAGAAGAATTTGATAATCCTTTAGATACTTTAAAATATTTTCAAAATAAAAATGAAATAGATGTTGTTTTTTTAGATATAAACATGCCTAGTATAGATGGAGTTTCATTGGCAAAATTATTACTGAAGCTAAAAAATGATATAAAGATTATATTTGTAACAGCTTACAAAGAACATGCTTTAGATGCATTTGAAATAAAAGCTTTTGATTATATTTTAAAACCTTATTCTGAAGAAAGAATAGATAAAGTAATACTAGATTTATTAGATGAAAAGAAAGAAAAATTTGAGCATAAAAACGTTTTAGTCAATAAAATAGCAGTTCATGATGAGGATAGATTAAGAATAATCTTTTTAAATGAAATTTATTTTATTGAAGTTTTAGATAAGGAATGTATAATTCATACTAAAGAAAAATGTTATAAATCTAAACTTAAACTAGCTAAGTTTGAAAATATTTTACCAAAAGATAGATTTTATAGATGCCATAGGTCTTATATCGTTAATTTAAATAAAATAATAGAGATAGATGCTTGGTTTAATGGTAGTTATTATATAAAACTTGAAGAATTAAAAGATAAAATTCCTATTAGTAGAGGAAATATGAAAAAGTTAAAAGAGATTTTTGTGATAAAATAATATTTTATATATTTGAAAGTTGATTTATTTAAAAAATGTGCTATACTAAATTCAAAAGCCTTTTAAAAGTTTTAACGAAAAATAATTAAAGTTTTATTTAAATATGTTTGGAGGTTAAAAATATGGCTGGAGTTAAAGGGAAAAGTGGAAGAAAAAGTCAAGGGAAAGTAAAAAAAATGTTTGGATATAGATATACTCAGCAAGAGTATGAGTATTTAAATAAAGTGCTAACCGAAGCAAGAACTTCTTACAAAACAACGTCTAGATCAATTTTAGAAATATTTAAATATTACGAAAAAGGATTGAGTTAAAAAAAGGATGGACAAAAAAAGAATTGACAAAATAAGAAAATTTTAGTAGAATTGTTTCAACTTATATATGCTTGTAATTGGACAAGCGTTTCTACGACTAACCGTAAATTAGTTACTATAAGTGGATTTGTTTTTATTATTATTTAAAAAGTTATCTGTACGTTTTTTATTGTATGGAAGCTGTTTTTATTAAAATTATAATAATCCTCTTAGAGTAATTGGTTTTATGTTAGCAATAAAACTTTAATTATCTTTAGGAGGACTTTTTTTATGAGAAACTATTCACCATATGAGCTGGATGGGAAACCAAAATTATTAGATGCAGTACCACTAGGGTTGCAACATGTACTTGCTATGTTTGTAAGTAACATAACCCCTGTTATTATTGTTTTAGGAGTTTTAAATATCCCATTAGAGACGAAGACATCTCTTATTCAAGCTTGTATGTTTGTTGCAGGGATAAATACTTTAATTCAAAATTATACTTTAGGACCATTTGGTGCTAAATTGCCAGTTGTTATGGGATCTAACTTTGCTTTTGTTCCTGTTTGTATATCAGTTGGAACTAAGTATGGAATGGAAGGAATACTAGGAGCAGTACTTGTTGGAGGACTTTTTGAAATATTAGTTGGAATGTTTATTAAGAAAATAAGAAGATATTTTCCACCAATAGTTACTGGAGTAGTTGTTTTATCAATAGGACTTTCATTAATTCCTGTTGGAATCAATTCATTTGCAGGAGGATTTGGAGCTAGTGATTTTGGATCTTATTCAAATTTATTTATAGGTGGATTAGTTTTATTTTTAGTAATAGTATTTAAGCAATTTGGAAAAGGAATGTGGTCAACAGCTTCTATATTCATAGCTACTGTAATTGGATATGTTGTTGCTTTATTCTTTGGAAAAGTTGATTTATCAGGTGTTGCTCAAGCAGGTTTAGTAAATATTCCAAAACCATTTGTTTATGGAATGAGTTTTCATATAGATGCTATTCTTGCTATGATAGTTATGTTTATAGTTTCTGCAGTTGAAACTATGGGAGATATGTCAGGAATAACTATGGGTGGAGCAGATAGAGAATTAACAGATAGAGAATTATCTGGAGGGATAATGGGAGATGGGCTAGGTTGTGTAATAGCTTCTTGTTTCTCAGTTTTACCAACAACTTCTTTTAGTCAGAATGTTGGAATTATCGCAATGACTAAAATAATGAGTAGATTTGTAGTAGTTGTAGGATCTTTAATATTAATGTGTGGAGCATTTTTTCCTAAATTAGGAGTTGTTTTAGTAGCCATTCCTCAAAGTGTTATTGGTGGAAGTTTAGTTATGATATTTGCTATGATATTTATAAGCGGAGTAGAATTAATAACAAAAGAACCTTTAGGAAATAAAAATTCTACTATATTAGCAGCATCTTTAGGAATAGGATTTGGATTGGGAGCTGTACCAGAGGCAATACAATTTTTACCAGAAGGAATTAAACTTTTATTTGGCGGATCAGGAATAGCAGTATCAGCAGCAGTTGCAGTTGTTTTAAATATAGTATTACCTAATGATAAACCACAAACAACTAAGCTAAAAGATGCAAAAGAATTTGAGCCAAAGAAAAAAGAAAAAGAATATTCAGCTCCAGTTGTTGCAAGTTCTCAAGCAAAATAACAAAATAATAAAAAGATAAAAAGGACTTAATTAAATATTAAGTCCTTTTTTTTGTTCTATTTCTAAAGTTTTAATTATACGATATTCTTTTCTTAAGAAAAATATTGTAACAGTTAAAGCTAATAAATCAGATATAGGAGCAGAGAAGAAGACTCCCTCTATTCCAAATAACATAGGTAATAATATAATTAGAGGCAATAAGAATAAGAATTGTCTGGTGATAGCTATAAATAAACCAATTTTTCCTTTTCCAATTGCACTAAAAAAGTTTCCAGAGAAAATTTGTATGAAATTAGCAAATGTAAAGAACATAAATATTCTAAAAAACTTTTCAGCAAACATAAAATATTCACTACTACCTTTTCCGAAAATAGAAATAATCTCTTTTGGAAATGTTTGAAATAAAATAAAAGCAGTTATAGATACAAAGGAATCATATTTTAAAGCTAATTTAATAGTTTTAATAACTCGGTCGTATTGCTTAGAGCCAATATTATATCCTAGAATAGGTTGAGCTCCTTGGGAAATTCCAATAATAATATATAGAAATAAAATATTAATTTTTAAAATAATTCCAACACAAGCAAGGGGAATTTCAGCTCCATAAATTGATCTAGCTCCATAGTAGGTGAGTACATTATTCATACTTATTTGAACTAGCATAAGGCCTAATTGATTTATAGATTGCGACATACCTAATAAACAGATATGTTTAAATATTTTTAATCTTGGGAAAATAAATGGGTAAAAATTTAATTTGAAACTTTTAAACTTTTTAACTAAATAAAATACAGCTAGTAAGCAGGATAAGAATTGTCCAATAATTGTTGCCCAAGCTGCTCCAGCTATACCCATATTAAATTTAAAAATAAATAGAGGATCTAAAATAATATTAGTGATTCCTCCAACTAAAGTAATAATCATTGCAAATTTAGGACTACCATCTGCTCTAATCCAAAATGTAGCAGCAGAAAATAGAATGAAAAAAGGGATTCCTAAAGCTGTAATTTTAGTATAAGTTAAAGCATAGGGCATAATTTCTTTAGTGGCTCCAAAAATTAATAGTATTTTTTCTACATTTAACAAAAGTACAATAGTAAAAGCTAGAGAAAGAAAAATATTTAAAATCAAGCCATTTTCTATAATTTGTTTAGCTTTTTCAATATTTTTTTCACCAAGAGCGATACTAAAGCAAGCAGAAGTACCAATTCCAGTTAATAATATTATGGATGTACAAATACTAATGATTGGAAAAGTGATGTTAGTAGCTGCGTTTCCTAAAAAACCAACACTGTGCCCTATGAAAATTTGATCTACTATATTGTAAACAGCAGTGGTGACCAGTGCAATTATAGCAGGAATGGAAAATTTTAATAGAAGTAAAGATATTCTATTTTTACCTAATATATTGTTGTTATCTGAATTCAAAATGAAGCCTCCTAAATTTAATATCTCTTTTTAAGTTTAGCTAATTTAAATAAAAAAGTCAATTAATAAAAAAAACATAAAAGTAGTCATCTTTTAAATAATTACTTTTATGTTTTTATATTATTTGTTTTTCAAATAGATAATTCTTTGATTTTTAGATCCTCTAAACTTAAGAGAGATATCTTTTTCTTCTTCAATAAAAGGACCATCAACAAGAACATCAATATAACTTAATAGCTCGTCAGTTACTTCACAATATTTTTTTCCATTAGGAACTAAATCTTGATCATAAATATAACCTGTAAAGAACCATAAATCTTTATGTGGAAATTTATGGTTAACCTTCTTGATGAAAGGTAATAAATCTTTTTGATTTTCTGGCTCGAAAGGTTCTCCTCCAAGAACAGTTAATCCCTTAATATGTTTTTGTTCTAGTAGATTTAGTATTTCATTTTCAGTATCCAAATTAAATTCTTGTCCATATTTAAAGTTCCAAGTTTCTGGGTTAAAGCAGTTTTTACAGCAATTTCTACATCCAGAAACAAAGAGAGAAACTCGAACTCCTTCTCCATTAGCGATATCTATTTTTTTTATATTTCCATAGTACATAAAGACTTCCTTTTTTATAAATGTAAAACTCTTTCTTTAATTTCTTGAGTTCTTCCTTGATTCCAATATTGAGTTCCAATATACCCACAAGTTCTTCTAGCAACGTTCATTGTGTTTTGATCGGTGTTTCCACAATTAGGGCATTCCCAAATTAATTTTCCATTTTCATCTTCTTTAATTTCTATTTCACCTGTATAACCACACTTTTGACAGTAATCACTTTTAGTATTTATTTCAGCATACATGATATTGTCATAAATGTGTTCAAGAACAGACATAACAGCTTCTAAGTTTTTCTCCATATTAGGGACTTCTATGTAGCTAATAGCTCCTCCAGGAGATAGTTCTTGGAACTTTGATTCAAAACTTAATTTAGAAAAAGCATCAATGTTTTCAGAAACATGGATATGATAGCTATTTGTGATATAGTTTTTATCAGTAACTCCCTCTATTATTCCAAATCTTTTCTTCAATAGTTTAGAAAATTTATAAGTTGTACTTTCTAAAGGTGTTCCATAAACTGAGAAATCAATATTATGTTCTTTCTTCCAATTAGCACAAGCTTCATTTAAATGTTTCATAACTTCTAAAGCAAAAGGAGTTGCATCAGGATCAGTGTGAGATTTTCCAGTCATATATTTAGTACACTCATAAAGCCCAGCATAACCTAAAGAAATTGTAGAATATCCATCAAATAATAATTCATCAATTACTTCCCCTTTTTTTAATCTAGCTAAAGCACCATTTTGCCATAAAATTGGAGCAACATCTGAAATAGTTCCCTTTAAACGATTATGTCTAGCCATTAAAGCTCTATAACAAATTTCTAAACGTTCATTAAAAATTTCCCAAAATTTATCAATATTTTTTTCAGAAGAACAAGCAATATCAACTAAATTAATAGTAACAACTCCTTGATTAAATCTTCCATAAAATTTAGGATTGTTTTCTTTATCATGATAAACAGTTAAAAAAGAACGACATCCCATACAAGTATAACAATTATCATCTTTTAATTCTTTCATTTTCTTTTCAGAAATATAGTCAGGTACCATACGCTTAGCAGTACATTTTCCTGCTTTTTCAGTTAAGTAATAATAAGGAGAATCTTTGTGAATGTTATTTTCTTGAAGTACATAAATCAATTTAGGGAAAGCAGGTGTAACCCAAATTCCTTGTTCGTTTTTAACTCCTTGATAACGTTGGTCTAAAACTTCTTCTATTATCATTGCTAGATCTTTTTCTTCTTGCTTGTTCTTAGCTTCTCCTAAATACATAAATACTGTAACAAAAGGAGATTGTCCATTTGTTGTCATAAGAGTAACTACTTGATATTGAATAGTTTGAACTCCACGATTAACTTCTTCTCTAACTCTTTTTTCAACTAATTTATTAAATTTTTCTTCAGTTATTTCAAGGCCTATTTCTTCAAAACTATCTCTTAATTGTTTTTTTATTTTATTTCTACTTACTTCAACAAAAGGAGCTAAATGAGCAAGGGAAATACTTTGTCCTCCGTATTGAGAACTTGCAACTTGAGCAATTATTTGAGTAGCTATATTACAAGCTGTAGAAAAAGAATGAGGTTTATCAATTCTAGTTCCACTGATTACAGTTCCATTTTGTAACATATCTTCTAAATTAACTAAATCACAGTTGTGCATATGTTGAGCAAAATAATCAGCATCATGAAAATGAATAATTCCTTTATCGTGAGCATCAACAATATCTGGATCTAATAGGAAACGTTTTGTAATATCCTTGCTAACTTCTCCAGCCATATAATCTCTTTGAACACTTACAACAGTTGAATTTTTATTAGAATTTTCTTGCTTTATTTCTTCATTAGAGCTGTTAAGTAAGCTTAAAATTTGAGCATCTGTAGAATTAGATTTTCTAACTAAAGCTCTTTTATATCTGTATGTAATATATTTTTTAGCAACAGAAAAAGATTTGTTTTCCATTAAATTTAATTCAACAAGATCTTGAATATCTTCAACATTTAATGAATGATCTGAATTTATACAGATACTTTCAACAGTATTTGATATTTTAGCGATGTTTTCATCAGAAATTTTTTCAGTTTCTGTTACCTCTTTGTTTGCTTTTTTAATTGCGTTTTCAATTTTACTAATATCAAAATCTACTTCCATTCCACTTCTTTTTATTATTTTCATAAAAATATGCACCCCTTCATTTAAAATAGATTATAAAAATAAATCTAGGATAATAATACCATATATAGCGTTCCTTTTCAAGAAAAACAACTATATATTGTGTTTTCTAGGGAGAAAGTCTAGAATTATCAATAAAAAATTAGAATTTTTTTTTTGGTGAAATTATAGTATAATAGTTAATATAGAATTATAAAAAATAAATTATTATTAGGGGTAGATAGTGAGAATAAAATTAAGAAAAATAATTATTATAATAACATTGATAATATTTTCTCAAATATCTTTTGGAAAAGAGATTCGTGTTGGATATTTTGATTTTGATGGATTTATAGAAAAAAATGAAAGAGGTATCTATCAAGGATACGGAGTAGAATATTTAAAAAAGATCTCAGCCTATTCTGATTTAGAATTTAATTTTGTTCCGGGAAGCTTAAAAGAATTAATAGGAAAAATAAAAAATAGAGAAATTGATATGTTATGTCTAGTAATTAATACAGAAGATCGAGAAAAATATTTAGAATATTCAAGATATAGTTTTGGAATACCAGAAGGAAGACTTTATACTAAAAAAGATAGCCCGATATTTTATAAAGATTTAGAATATTTAAATAATAAAACTATAGGGTTGATGGAATGCTCTTTATTTAAAAAATCAGTAGAAAATTATGAAAAAGAAAATAAGATAATGTTTCGAAAAAAGTATTATAAAACTGAAAAGGAAATGAGGGAAGCTTTAACTTTAGGAAAGATTGATGTAATGGCTACGGAAGCTATGTCAAGACATAATAATCTTAAATTATTAGATAGTTTTCCTATAGAAAAGTATTATTTTGTAGCTTTTAAAGATAATGATTTTATGAAAACTTTTAATAAGGCTCAAAGTAAGGTAATATGGCTTAATAAAAACTTAGATTTAACTTTATATAAGAAATATTATGGAAATCAATCAGGAGAAAACACTCTTAATTTAACAAGAGAAGAACATAATTACATAAAATCTAATTCAGAAGTTTTGGTGGGAATAGTAAAAATTAGAAATATTCTATCGAAATATAATGAAAAGACAAAGGTATTTACTGGAATAGAACCAGGAATAATTAAAGAAATAAATAAAATTTCAGGACTAAATTTAAAAATGATACCAGTTTCTCCTAAAAAAGATTTAATGAAAAGTTTAAAAGAAAATGAGTTAGATTTAGCCATGGGAATAAAAAAAGAAAATGATGAAAAATTATATGAAAATTTAATGTTTAGTATTCCCTATATAAATTATGGATTTTCCATAGT is a genomic window of Fusobacterium sp. JB019 containing:
- the nrdG gene encoding anaerobic ribonucleoside-triphosphate reductase activating protein — translated: MYYGNIKKIDIANGEGVRVSLFVSGCRNCCKNCFNPETWNFKYGQEFNLDTENEILNLLEQKHIKGLTVLGGEPFEPENQKDLLPFIKKVNHKFPHKDLWFFTGYIYDQDLVPNGKKYCEVTDELLSYIDVLVDGPFIEEEKDISLKFRGSKNQRIIYLKNK
- a CDS encoding LytS/YhcK type 5TM receptor domain-containing protein — encoded protein: MFNLGRTLVNNLGYIIVISFFFARFTKSRSLFSKEKYTKKEILFLSLFFGCLAILGTYSGVDYKGAIANTRNIGVIVGGILIAPQVGIFSGIIAGIHRYFLNAGEVTSLACTISTIFGGFLSAYIYKYKNEKNIYFYGFLNGFIVENLSMFLILVLAKDEIIAKQIVGKIYFPMILSNSLGIPIVIYIIKNIIDEREMLAGKQAMLSLEIANKTLPYFMKGENLNEVCKIIMESLGAKTVVLSNRKNIIASYCYNDSYKIEHTQIKSEIVKRVIETDKLYISNKMFNKNEFLCVNGDVKSCIIAPLHNGTKVSGTLKIYFDRFEGITESNRLLVLGLSQLISTQLELSKIEKLETMAKDANLKMLQTQINPHFLFNALNTISSFIRMNPEKARQIILDLSTFLRFNLDELNKEVTVEKELEQVKAYVNIEKARFGDKINVEYNIDDASCNLNIPSLIIQPLVENSIKHGILKKNEGGNVLIEIHCDDENKLNIKIIDDGIGISEEIIEKLKNNKLEKGIGLKNVHNRLELIYGKGLEIKRLKEGTEISFKIKCE
- a CDS encoding carbon starvation protein A; translation: MVSFILSLIALIVGYMTYGKFVERVFGIDENEKTPAVKLADGVDYIEMDWKKVFLIQFLNIAGLGPIFGAILGALWGPVAFLWIVFGCIFAGAVHDYLSGMLSVKNDGATIAEIAGKYLGEIPRNIMRVFSVVLLVLVGVVFIKGPAGILANMTGIKSLVWIAIIIVYYILATVLPVDKLIGKIYPVFGACLLIMGVGIGASLIINGYDIPEIAFTNLNPKGTSVFPFLFITIACGAISGFHATQSPLMARCLKNQREGRKVFYGSMIAEGVIALIWAAAAMTFFGGTKGLANAGSPAVVVNVISNSMLGKVGGILAILGVVACPITSGDTAFRSARLAIADAINFKQGPIKNRFSIALPLFAIGTALCFMDFTIIWRYFAWSNQTLATIALWAGATYLATEHKNYWIAAIPATFMTVVVTSYILIAPEGFRLPEVVGNSAGLILAFVSISVFLQKIKKYSVIGNVNLNKN
- a CDS encoding nucleobase:cation symporter-2 family protein; amino-acid sequence: MRNYSPYELDGKPKLLDAVPLGLQHVLAMFVSNITPVIIVLGVLNIPLETKTSLIQACMFVAGINTLIQNYTLGPFGAKLPVVMGSNFAFVPVCISVGTKYGMEGILGAVLVGGLFEILVGMFIKKIRRYFPPIVTGVVVLSIGLSLIPVGINSFAGGFGASDFGSYSNLFIGGLVLFLVIVFKQFGKGMWSTASIFIATVIGYVVALFFGKVDLSGVAQAGLVNIPKPFVYGMSFHIDAILAMIVMFIVSAVETMGDMSGITMGGADRELTDRELSGGIMGDGLGCVIASCFSVLPTTSFSQNVGIIAMTKIMSRFVVVVGSLILMCGAFFPKLGVVLVAIPQSVIGGSLVMIFAMIFISGVELITKEPLGNKNSTILAASLGIGFGLGAVPEAIQFLPEGIKLLFGGSGIAVSAAVAVVLNIVLPNDKPQTTKLKDAKEFEPKKKEKEYSAPVVASSQAK
- a CDS encoding NAD-dependent protein deacylase produces the protein MDNVKKLAEIVEKSNYIVFFGGAGTSTDSGIKDFRGKNGLYKTLYKGYRPEEILSIDFFIDKRQIFSEYVKEKMSIENIKPNKGHYALVELEKMGKLKAVITQNIDNLHQEAGSKKVLELHGTLKEWYCLNCGIRDDKEFKCKCGGVVRPKVTLYGEMLDEEVTYKAIEEIKRADTLIISGTSLTVYPAANYITYFKGKNLIIINEDSTGYDSRATLSIKGNFSEILDKLIKEIKRTL
- a CDS encoding LytTR family DNA-binding domain-containing protein; the encoded protein is MLNYIIVEDEMPAREELKYFLKKWEELNLVEEFDNPLDTLKYFQNKNEIDVVFLDINMPSIDGVSLAKLLLKLKNDIKIIFVTAYKEHALDAFEIKAFDYILKPYSEERIDKVILDLLDEKKEKFEHKNVLVNKIAVHDEDRLRIIFLNEIYFIEVLDKECIIHTKEKCYKSKLKLAKFENILPKDRFYRCHRSYIVNLNKIIEIDAWFNGSYYIKLEELKDKIPISRGNMKKLKEIFVIK
- a CDS encoding MATE family efflux transporter gives rise to the protein MNSDNNNILGKNRISLLLLKFSIPAIIALVTTAVYNIVDQIFIGHSVGFLGNAATNITFPIISICTSIILLTGIGTSACFSIALGEKNIEKAKQIIENGLILNIFLSLAFTIVLLLNVEKILLIFGATKEIMPYALTYTKITALGIPFFILFSAATFWIRADGSPKFAMIITLVGGITNIILDPLFIFKFNMGIAGAAWATIIGQFLSCLLAVFYLVKKFKSFKLNFYPFIFPRLKIFKHICLLGMSQSINQLGLMLVQISMNNVLTYYGARSIYGAEIPLACVGIILKINILFLYIIIGISQGAQPILGYNIGSKQYDRVIKTIKLALKYDSFVSITAFILFQTFPKEIISIFGKGSSEYFMFAEKFFRIFMFFTFANFIQIFSGNFFSAIGKGKIGLFIAITRQFLFLLPLIILLPMLFGIEGVFFSAPISDLLALTVTIFFLRKEYRIIKTLEIEQKKGLNI